A genomic window from Diospyros lotus cultivar Yz01 chromosome 2, ASM1463336v1, whole genome shotgun sequence includes:
- the LOC127795665 gene encoding ankyrin repeat-containing protein ITN1-like: MGEKKMEQRLHEAAIQGKTDSLKDILGKDPLILQRVMVGCTVHTPLHVAASGGHLEFVRELLNNNEALARVLDKRRWSALHLAAANGYHEIVEVLVKANANMCLTLDGDGRNPLHLAAMEGHVSVLRVFFDNNPHLIHELLNAIDGEGNTMLHLAVKNKKFEVVMLLLDKIKDQVKAKKIPKKIPKKDNPLNTINKCGYTARDILDKFRSSEVQDIKKVKKKFKRAGALKAAALKAAALEAKEDNQVEGLSTRQNALMVVASLIATVAFQAGVSPPGGVWQDSKDDHDAGKAVLSYGDSSDDYSLFLYGNTIGFVLSLSIILFLVTGLPFKKKLFTRIMVLIMFLTITSMTFTYMISISIISRQDNNVISDALKAWFGVICVLVVIHTIPLLIRFLKVSWHIIRLLKKLFMKFKFISPSRDQSLPTSSNGNEPQRATA, encoded by the exons atgggagagaagaagatggagcAGAGACTCCACGAGGCAGCCATTCAAGGGAAAACGGACTCACTGAAGGATATACTTGGCAAAGATCCGCTGATTCTTCAACGAGTAATGGTGGGTTGTACCGTCCACACTCCTCTCCACGTGGCCGCGTCCGGGGGGCACCTGGAATTTGTCCGGGAGCTGTTGAATAACAACGAGGCACTCGCCCGAGTGCTGGACAAGCGGCGGTGGTCGGCTCTCCACCTGGCGGCGGCTAACGGATACCACGAGATTGTGGAAGTTTTGGTGAAAGCTAACGCCAACATGTGCTTGACTCTGGACGGCGACGGCAGAAATCCTCTGCACCTGGCGGCCATGGAGGGGCACGTCTCCGTATTGCGTGTGTTCTTTGATAACAATCCCCATTTGATTCATGAGTTGCTCAACGCTATAGATGGCGAAGGCAACACCATGCTTCATCTGGCTGTCAAGAACaagaaatttgag GTCGTGATGTTGTTGcttgataaaataaaagatcAAGTGAAAGCGAAGAAAATACCAAAGAAAATACCAAAGAAAGACAACCCCTTAAACACGATAAACAAATGCGGGTACACGGCTCGGGATATTCTGGACAAATTCAGATCTTCTGAAGTACAAGATATTAAAAAAGTCAAGAAGAAGTTTAAAAGAGCTGGTGCCTTGAAAGCTGCTGCCTTGAAAGCTGCTGCCTTGGAAGCCAAAGAAGACAATCAGGTTGAGGGGTTGTCCACGAGGCAGAATGCGTTGATGGTGGTGGCGTCGCTTATCGCAACCGTGGCTTTCCAAGCCGGGGTGAGCCCTCCTGGTGGTGTCTGGCAAGACAGCAAGGATGACCATGACGCTGGAAAAGCTGTGCTTTCTTATGGGGACTCATCAGATGACTATTCACTGTTCCTTTATGGCAACACAATAGGATTTGTGTTATCACTAAGCATAATTCTGTTTCTAGTGACCGGATTGCCCTTCAAGAAAAAGTTGTTTACGCGGATCATGGTGCTGATCATGTTCCTCACAATTACATCCATGACATTTACATACATGATTTCAATCTCCATAATCAGCCGTCAGGACAACAATGTCATTTCTGACGCGTTGAAAGCTTGGTTTGGGGTGATCTGTGTTCTTGTGGTAATCCACACCATTCCCTTGCTGATCAGGTTCTTGAAGGTCAGCTGGCATATAATACGGCTACTGAAGAagttgttcatgaaattcaaattcatctcaCCTTCAAGGGACCAATCCCTACCAACTTCATCTAATGGGAATGAACCCCAGCGCGCTACAGCTTAA